The Coffea arabica cultivar ET-39 chromosome 3c, Coffea Arabica ET-39 HiFi, whole genome shotgun sequence genome contains a region encoding:
- the LOC113734370 gene encoding histone-lysine N-methyltransferase family member SUVH9 gives MGSLIPVEDLNLHLGPSSSISASVRDPLAPSSSVSASIRNPLIIPKKEPKLEPLDDLLDEPPVAHYRTPLPFYLNTSNNLNSSSTFTVTPSPTTPITPATPSPTANNQEPVTSSSNDSSNVYSEFYRLTELFRNAFAEGGERNGEGAEFEDSDISRAIVPFNSENENQLLNAVVSRRKYSQRSAELVRVTDLSADDVQYFRNLVRKTRMLYDAIRVLAIAEDEKHRGDLVPHRRTRGDLKAAALLRQRGLWLNRDKRIVGAIPGVEIGDLFFFRMELCVIGLHGQAQAGIDYLSASQSSNGEPIATSVIVSGGYEDDVDTGDEIIYTGHGGQDKHNRQCMNQKLECGNLALERSMYYGIEVRVIRGFKYEGSVSGKVYVYDGLYRVVTCWFDVGKSGFGVFKYKLVRIENQPEMGSSVLRLAQTLRTRPLEARPKGYVSLDLSMKKENVPVFLFNDVDNNNEPVFFEYLLSTVFPPHVYNHGKNGTGCDCIGGCLDGCFCAAKNGGDFAYEQNGILLKGKPVIFECGPHCRCPSTCRNRVSQRGVRNRLEVFRSRETGWGVRSLDLIQAGAFICEFTGVVLTREQAQIFTMNGDSLVYPSRFPDRWAEWGDLTDIFPDYKRPEHPSIPPLDFAMDVSRLRNVACYISHSSNPNALVQPVLYDHNNVSFPHLMLFAMENIPPLREISLDYGIADEWTGKLPICDK, from the coding sequence atgggtTCTCTTATCCCAGTTGAAGACTTGAATCTCCATCTTGGACCCTCTTCCTCAATTTCTGCTTCCGTTCGAGACCCTCTTGCACCGTCTTCCTCAGTTTCTGCTTCCATTCGAAACCCTTTAATTATCCCCAAGAAAGAACCCAAACTTGAACCTCTTGATGACCTTTTGGATGAACCCCCAGTAGCCCATTATCGAACGCCTTTGCCATTTTACTTAAACACTTCGAACAACCTTAATTCCAGCTCAACTTTCACCGTAACCCCATCTCCGACCACCCCCATTACACCCGCTACCCCTAGCCCTACTGCCAACAACCAAGAACCCGTAACTTCTTCCTCCAATGATTCGTCGAATGTTTATTCGGAATTTTATCGTCTCACGGAGCTTTTCCGCAACGCTTTTGCTGAAGGAGGAGAAAGGAATGGAGAGGGTGCTGAATTTGAGGACTCTGATATCTCGAGAGCGATTGTGCCTTTTAATTCTGAGAATGAGAACCAGCTGTTGAACGCTGTGGTATCGCGGAGGAAATATTCTCAGAGGTCGGCTGAGTTAGTCCGCGTGACGGATCTTAGTGCGGATGATGTGCAGTATTTTAGGAATTTAGTGAGAAAAACGAGAATGCTTTATGATGCGATTCGGGTTTTGGCTATCGCGGAGGATGAAAAACATAGGGGGGACTTGGTTCCTCATAGGAGGACTAGAGGGGACTTAAAAGCAGCTGCATTGTTGAGGCAACGTGGGTTGTGGTTAAATCGCGATAAAAGGATTGTGGGTGCAATCCCTGGTGTGGAGATTGGGGATTTGTTTTTTTTCAGGATGGAATTATGTGTAATTGGATTACATGGGCAGGCTCAGGCTGGCATTGATTATCTGTCAGCAAGTCAGAGCTCGAATGGAGAACCTATAGCGACAAGTGTGATTGTTTCAGGAGGCTATGAGGATGATGTAGACACTGGAGATGAGATAATTTACACTGGACACGGTGGACAGGACAAGCACAACAGGCAATGTATGAATCAGAAGCTGGAATGTGGGAATTTGGCACTGGAGAGGAGCATGTACTATGGCATTGAGGTAAGGGTAATTCGTGGTTTTAAATATGAGGGCAGTGTTAGTGGTAAAGTTTATGTTTATGATGGTTTATATAGGGTTGTTACTTGTTGGTTTGATGTGGGGAAATCCGGGTTTGGCGTTTTTAAGTATAAGCTTGTTAGAATTGAGAATCAACCGGAAATGGGTAGCTCGGTTCTCAGGCTTGCGCAGACTCTTAGGACTAGGCCGTTGGAGGCAAGGCCAAAAGGGTATGTTAGTCTTGACTTGTCAATGAAGAAAGAGAATGTGCCTGTTTTTCTGTTTAATGATGTGGATAATAATAACGAGCCTGTCTTTTTTGAGTATCTTTTGTCGACTGTCTTCCCACCTCATGTATACAACCATGGCAAGAATGGGACAGGGTGTGATTGCATAGGTGGTTGTTTGGATGGTTGTTTTTGTGCTGCGAAAAATGGGGGCGATTTTGCATACGAACAAAATGGGATTTTGTTGAAGGGAAAGCCGGTAATCTTTGAGTGTGGGCCACATTGTCGTTGTCCTTCAACTTGTCGGAATCGGGTGAGCCAGAGAGGTGTAAGGAATAGATTGGAAGTCTTTAGGTCCAGGGAGACTGGTTGGGGAGTTAGATCATTGGATTTGATCCAGGCTGGTGCATTTATTTGTGAATTCACAGGAGTTGTTCTTACGCGCGAACAAGCTCAGATTTTCACCATGAATGGAGACAGCTTGGTTTATCCTAGTCGCTTTCCTGATAGGTGGGCCGAGTGGGGTGATTTAACTGATATATTTCCTGATTACAAGCGTCCAGAACATCCGTCAATTCCGCCATTGGACTTTGCAATGGATGTATCAAGACTGAGGAACGTAGCCTGTTACATAAGCCACAGCTCGAATCCAAATGCTTTGGTACAGCCAGTTCTGTATGATCACAATAATGTCTCTTTCCCTCACCTCATGTTGTTTGCGATGGAGAACATTCCTCCTTTAAGGGAAATTAGCCTTGACTATGGGATCGCTGATGAGTGGACAGGAAAACTTCCCATCTGTGATAAATAA